The segment GCGGCAGTCGAAAGCGCGCAAGGATTCGGCGACAAGAAAAATTCAAACGGACGACTAAGGCGCATGCGTTTTGACATCGGACCGGGCGGTGGATTCTTAATCCTGGTGGGATTGCTGGGGCTTTCAGCTGCGGTGTTCTTCCTCGGGATGATCTCCGGGCGCGAGATGGCGCAAACCGAGCAGGGCCAGACCCAGCTTGCGAGCGTCTATCCCATGCCGGCCGGCGCGCCTGCCGCGCCGCCGCAGGCTGCCGCGCCCGAGGCTCCCGCTCCGATCGCCCCGGCCACGGCCAAGCCGCCGGCGCAGGAGGCCAGTTCAACAGACCGGACCGCTGTGCCGCCGGCGCCGGCAGCGGTCAAGCCGGCGCGCGCGCACAAAGCGCCGCCCCCGCGTCCCACGCTGGCGAGTGCTCCGATGCAGCATCCGGAAGCGCCCGCGGCCGAGGAGTCGGACAGCGATTCCGCATCAGATTCGGCTACAGACGAGACGGACAGCGGCGCGAGCGAAGGCGAGGCCACCGCCGCTCCGGCGCGGCGCGCGGCGCCTCATGGCAAGGGCTACAACATCGTGATCGACGCCGCGATGGATCATGCGGCTGCGAACAAGATGGCGTCGCGGCTGCTCGCGCTCGGCTATATCGCGCACATCTCGACCACGCAGATTAACGGTCAAACCTGGTACCGCGTGCAGGTCGGGCCATATCCGACAGCTGACGACGCGCGCGCGGCTCAGGGGCAATTGCGCGCTGCCTACACCTCCCGCTACGTCAACCGCGCTGGCGCCTCCAGCGCGGCGTCATCGCGCGGAACGGCGGCGAGCAATAACGCGTCGAGCACCGATTCCGAGGATACGGATACGAACGATTCGGGCTCGGATGACAACAGCGGCGATAGCGATTCCGCGCAGTCGGCGCCGACAGATTGATGACAGGCGGCAGCTGTTGCTCGATTGACATCCGGCGCGGCGGCTGGCTAATTTACTTGGCCGGAGATGAAAGCGATGAACCTGAAGCTCAAGGCCGTATCGCGTCGGTGGTGGCATCCCATCGCGCTCGCCTGCGCTCCAGGGTCGTGATTTAACGATCAGCAGGGTTGTTCAAGGGGCCGCGGGCGAGAAGCCGGCGGCCCCTTTTATTTTGCGTCTTGTGTCTTTCGGAGTGCCCGGTTCGAGCGACCTTTCGGTTTTTGGTCGCGTGTAAGCGGATTGGTGGGGAGAGTGATGGTTAAGCCAAACGAGCGCGAATTCGAGGCCCTGGCCGCCAAGGGTTACAACCTGATTCCGATCTGGCGCGAGATCACCGCCGACCTGGAGACCCCGGTCAGCGCCTTTCTCAAGGTCGCGCGCGGGGATTACGCCTTCTTGCTCGAGAGCGTGCAGGGCGGCGAGAAGTGGGGGCGCTATACGTTCCTCGGCGCGGAGCCCGCGATGGTGCTGCGCGGACGGGGAGGGCGGCTCGATCTGACACGCCCGGGGCGTAGCGTCGAGGTGCGCTCGGTCAAGAGTCCGCTCGAGGGATTGCGCGACGAGATGCGCCGCTTTCACGCCTACCAGTCGCCCGAGTTGCCGCGCTTTTTCGGCGGCGCGGTTGGCTTTTTGGCCTACGATATCGTGCGCTACTTCGAGCGCCTACCAAGCCATGCGCAGGACGAACTCGGCACGCCCGACCTTTACCTGATGCTGACCGATACGGTGCTGATTTTCGACAACGTGCGCCAGACGGTCAAGATCGTCGCCAACGTCGCGCTCGAGGATCATCCTTCGACCAGCACCGCCTACCGCAACGCGGCGGCGAAAATCGACGAGCTGATCGTGCGCCTCGACGCGCCCGCCAGGGCGCCGCGCCTCGAGAGCGCCGCTAACCTCAACGGCGACGCGATGAATCTCGTTTCCAACCAAACCCGCGAGGGTTACATGGCGATGGTCGAGGCGGCGAAGGAATATATCGCCGCGGGCGACGTGATCCAGGTGGTGCCTTCGCAGCGCTTCGAGGCGCCGCTCGGGAGCCATCCGTTCAACCTCTACCGCAGCCTGCGCACGATCAATCCGTCGCCGTACATGTTTTAC is part of the Candidatus Binataceae bacterium genome and harbors:
- a CDS encoding SPOR domain-containing protein, with protein sequence MRFDIGPGGGFLILVGLLGLSAAVFFLGMISGREMAQTEQGQTQLASVYPMPAGAPAAPPQAAAPEAPAPIAPATAKPPAQEASSTDRTAVPPAPAAVKPARAHKAPPPRPTLASAPMQHPEAPAAEESDSDSASDSATDETDSGASEGEATAAPARRAAPHGKGYNIVIDAAMDHAAANKMASRLLALGYIAHISTTQINGQTWYRVQVGPYPTADDARAAQGQLRAAYTSRYVNRAGASSAASSRGTAASNNASSTDSEDTDTNDSGSDDNSGDSDSAQSAPTD
- the trpE gene encoding anthranilate synthase component I; translated protein: MVKPNEREFEALAAKGYNLIPIWREITADLETPVSAFLKVARGDYAFLLESVQGGEKWGRYTFLGAEPAMVLRGRGGRLDLTRPGRSVEVRSVKSPLEGLRDEMRRFHAYQSPELPRFFGGAVGFLAYDIVRYFERLPSHAQDELGTPDLYLMLTDTVLIFDNVRQTVKIVANVALEDHPSTSTAYRNAAAKIDELIVRLDAPARAPRLESAANLNGDAMNLVSNQTREGYMAMVEAAKEYIAAGDVIQVVPSQRFEAPLGSHPFNLYRSLRTINPSPYMFYLRMDDHTLVGASPEVMVRVEGREITLRPIAGTRRRGATEAEDRALERELLADPKERAEHVMLVDLGRNDVGRVAEIGSVEVTELMTVERYSHVMHIVSNVRGRLREGYDAYDAFRATFPQGTVSGAPKIRAMEIIDELEPVRRGVYAGAVGYFSYTGNTDTAIALRTILCKNGRVYIQAGGGVVADSDPGAEYEESVNKARAMVRALSAARAFENAGGSK